In the genome of Lactuca sativa cultivar Salinas chromosome 3, Lsat_Salinas_v11, whole genome shotgun sequence, the window tatatatatatatatatatatatatatatattttatattttcagctatcgttattcataagtgaataaaatacATCAGATTTATtatagtacattcgttattcacttatgaataaaaagtttgattttttttttacaatttaagcatcattcatatatgaatatagcatataataaacatagtatattcatattttaatattggacgatgcattcatttgtgaatattaacatagtatattcacttatgaatattagatagtatattcacttatgagtattaaatgatattttatatgtgaatattacatagtattacatggtatatcacatgtgaatattacatagtatattcacttatgaatattagattatatattcacttatgaatattacacagtatatccacatatgaatattacaaggtatattcacttgtgaatatattcacttatgaatatttgaaggtattttgacaaacatatataatttttatatgttattcacatatgaataacatacagacttgcatatttgttttgtgtttttaataatcatatactgattcaggtgagaaaacatattcatatttgaatataatgtgataatttaatttatgcatttcatcaaacagttggagtgcatacaagttaactattttaaaaatgttaaaaacatcaagttatcaattccaaatcatcatatacttctgATTTTGACTTCAGATGCAACATCCTATGTCTGATcgatttctcattttgattttgatttccaaaAATCTGATTGGGAACCTGTGTGTACCGATTCTAAATCCCTCAATGTCGACTGTAACTGCGAGTTCAGAACTtcgattccaatttcatgaatagcaaagaaattccggtttagttgaagaaatatgaatgattattgaaggttggaggaaaaattttgataatgaacgaactgttatcgaattctctatagttacTTATTTGGGATTGAAGGTTATTacgatatttacaagtttgtcatcgtgtcttttatgcttagattaaatgagtggctgagaataattcccccattctcaattttttttattttctcaattgaacccacctatatatatatatatatatatatatatatatatatatatatatatatatatatatatatatatatatatatatatatatatatatatatatatatatatatatatatatatatcgtaatgaaaagaaaactaaaaactaaaactaGTTATAATATTAACATGTAGTTAACATGTAGCATGCCGAAATATTCGCATCAATAAATTATCAATTCAGGTACTTACTAccataaaatataaaacattattaGACAAATCGTtacatttaaaataataattacagATTAGCActcttaattaaataaaagaaacCAGGTGCTTAACCGTCTGCCTCGTGGTCATGTGGCTGAAACTTATTTTTCTTAattgatatttttatatttttttcaattacaTTAGAAAGTTTATTAATCCAAAGTGAGAAATGGTCAATTTTCAATTAGAAGTAAGAAATAATCAGCAGTTAAGTTTTTACATTATATGTTGCTAGGATGAATAATCGATAATCAACAACAATAAAGATgtgaagaaaataaataaaacaagatATATTAATGTAATCCACACCGGTGAAGTAGccaaaattttattttaggaTAAACCAAATAGCTTACAAAATATAAACAAGTAGCAAAATACTTCTGGTAACAAAATGTAACAATATATGATTTTAAAGTAAATTGTTCGCTTAAGTTTGAAGAAATTGATTAattaagataataaaaaaaatattaatataagaACCTAATGACAAGGAATTCCACTGTGAAGACTGAATGCAATTTGATCTATTCAAAATTTGTATGTGGTGAGCAATTTCACAATTCACAGCCTTAAGGTTTCctattcaaaaaaaataaaacttctatataatatatatttcaaTTCAAATTTGTGTGTGGTGAGCAAAACCCACTATTTCACCCATATAGTTATGCCTCTAATCCATATATTCATAGATGAGCTAAGGAgtgattttattatatttttataaatacatACATCGGACACATTTTTTGTCACGGAGGTTACAACATACATAGGTCCTGTTTATATTGATAAAGTTGATATAATTATGCTTGTGGGTCAAACCTAAGACATAATCAACTGAAACAAGTTTTTTCGTCCGAGCACCGCATGTAGGCTACTCGACACCACACACTTACTTCTCAAGGATCGCATGACTTGCTCCCGAGCACCACATGTATTGTCTCAAACATTGCAATCCACATCGTAGAGCATCGCGACTGCGGCTGCGGCTGCCAACGCATACTGAAATGCATTCCTTGGCTTGAGCACAACAAACCCAATTTGCTAAATCTTAAAAGCAATCATGAGATCAGATGAGAGACCAAACTCTAAAATTCAACATTTATGTACCCAATACcatttacacaaaaatataatggCAAGAAATTTTTTACCAGTGTTGTGTATAGCCCTATAAGTCCTCTAAATTTGTGTTTTTCTCATATTGAGTTTGGTGGTCATTTGGCCATATCCAATGGTTCTTTATGAAAATGCATAAGAGTGTTAGACGATACAATGTGATACTAATTGTGTTTTAACTTATCTTAATTAGTGACTTTTTAGGAATTGACAAAAAGGTGACCCTTAGCCAAAGGTTGAGGGTTCAAGCCATTTTTCATACAAAATATGTAGATTTAAGAGTAAGGTAGTACATGTGTGTGTCTTAATCGTTCTATTAAAATTAGTGTTTTTTAATTAAGTGATGATATTATGTTTAATTGTCTATATAGATGTTATTGACTATCCACACTTTAATGAATCATTTTGGATAACTATTTATTCAAAGTAAGATGACTACATATTATATATTGATCTAACCCTTACAATGGGAGCCTAACATCATGTTAAATTACATTAATGGAGGAGTTATTGGGGTTGCTCGATAAATAATGTCGATACAATTCATTTGTAAGGAATCATTACACCATGTTTGGTAGTGATCATAAGTTGAACTATAGTTAAGATTAAGAATGAATCCGATATCAAAatgattttatatatgaattttcatttatttcataTCATGTTAGTAattacaatcatataacaaaatcattttttttattgttttatctTTACTTGTTTTATAGTGATTTCACATTTTGTTAACTCTAAACCCTGTGGATGCAACCCTTACTTCCGCTATTACAATTCATTTTCTAGTAGTCGTAGTAGGTTTACaactataataattttttttgctTTCGAAAAACAACAATTCTAATCCACATTTCAAGCGAGACCCTCCCACCTACGGCGTATCACTTCTCATTGTTATTCTTAAGATGCTACTTCTGAAAATCATAAGAACCAAAGGTGAAATTTTGTCTAAATTAAAAGATTATTTGGTTGTGTGCAAATTATACGAATAAAATAGAAAAGTAAAAGAGAAAACTATGGGATTTTGGTACAAGCATTTGGGCTAAACAAAACAGCCCATTTGTTCAGCAATGTAAGTATGAAAGTATGAAACAACCTGGACCTTACACGTTGCTTTACATGTAACGAAAGAATCCGGCAGAAAGACGGTGACGATAAACATGGCGGGAGCCATCTGCTTCCATGCGCGGTTGCCGTTACAGCTTACGCAGCCCCAACAACGGGTATCGCTTTTTACTCGCTTGCggttttctcttttcaaattcgATAAAAGTTCAGAACATACGCTCGATTTTCGTTACGCTTGATTGGGTATTTTACAATCAAAACCCTTGATAATTTTTTCCTGGAAAGCTCTACAGAGGCTTCGTAAAGCGTAATGGTTTTCGGTGTTCGAAGAGTAATGATGCCCCACAACTATTGAAGGTTGTTGTTAGTGGAGCTACAGAAATCCTAAGGCTCTTATCTTCCTTCAACAAAAATGAGTAAGAACTGTCGATTTGGTTCCAAATTTTGATCATGTAATTTCGAGGTCATTAAAGATGTttattcttgattcctcttcttcttaTTATTGCAGATTATATGAAATGGTTCCTGAACAGAAATATGAAACATCTGCATCTTCCTTAGATGATATAATGATGATATTGAAGTCAGATTATGACAATGCTTATTTCGTCACAGGTACCTTCTTTCGTTTATTTACTCCTGTTCATACAATAAACATTTATATGCGCAATCAAATTGTTATTGATTGATTTCAGGAAATTTTACTTCTGGAATTTATACAGACGATTGTATCTTTGAAGATCCAACCATTAGATTCCGTGGTAAGACGGCTTAAAATCTGTTTTTTCTTTGCTTCCCCTTCAATGATTCTTCATACGTATTAAATCCCCATATGCATCCCTCCAGGGAAGGAGTTGTACTCTCGCAACTTGAAATTGCTTGTACCTTTCTTCGAACATCCATCAATCTCATTACAAAGCATCAAGAAAGTACTTTTTCTCTACAAGTTAAACTCTTATATGAACATATTTCCATTGATGACTTCAAAGGAACATCATGATGCAGGTTATCAACAGTGAAACAGAGTCTGTAATGGCGTCATGGAGACTAAGGTGCTTAGCTACTTGTAACTCATCTATAATGTCGGATCATTTGAAATGTATTTACAAACTGAAATCTGCAGGACGTATCTTAAATTACCTTGGAGGCCTCTCATTTTGATTGATGGGATTACAATCTATGATTTGGATAATCGATTTAGGGTAAGCCAActtgaataaataaaatttttgtttgcattaaaatgtttgataaattAGATTTTGGTGTTGGTGTCACTGTTTAATTTGTAAATTAGCAGATTGTTAAGCATGTGGAGAGTTGGAGTGTTTCCCCTCTTGAAGCAATCGGCCAGATATTCACCCCTAGCTCTGGCAGACCAGTTTAATTTTGTAAAAACTACCAAGCATTTAAATGAAATTGCGTATACTAAAAAATAAAATGTCTATATCATGAATAGTTTATTGCTTAAATTAAGTTTTGTTTCACATGAGAGATTATAGattgtatttttgttttttttttgtattctgtAAGTCTTGAAAAATCCTATTCATTATGTCATCCCAGAATCCATGTATGATTGCAATTAGACCCGGTAAACGTGTCGTGTCGGGACATTAAACAGGGTGAAAGGGCTTGACCTTAACccgacccgtttaattatcgtgtcgtgtcaacccgtttattttcgtgtcgggtttcgggttaaggtTTAGAtcttgtaaatatgttgtgtcatgtcgggttgaaatattttaaaggttCGAAAGTAGGAGTTGTGGAGGCAAAAAGGAAAAAGTGAAACACTGAAGTTATGGGATGGAATGACAAAATTTATAGTAAGTTAAGAAGGAAAAATGAAAATAGTT includes:
- the LOC111905214 gene encoding uncharacterized protein LOC111905214 isoform X1, translated to MAGAICFHARLPLQLTQPQQRLYRGFVKRNGFRCSKSNDAPQLLKVVVSGATEILRLLSSFNKNELYEMVPEQKYETSASSLDDIMMILKSDYDNAYFVTGNFTSGIYTDDCIFEDPTIRFRGKELYSRNLKLLVPFFEHPSISLQSIKKVINSETESVMASWRLRTYLKLPWRPLILIDGITIYDLDNRFRIVKHVESWSVSPLEAIGQIFTPSSGRPV
- the LOC111905214 gene encoding uncharacterized protein LOC111905214 isoform X2; amino-acid sequence: MRGCRYSLRSPNNGGFVKRNGFRCSKSNDAPQLLKVVVSGATEILRLLSSFNKNELYEMVPEQKYETSASSLDDIMMILKSDYDNAYFVTGNFTSGIYTDDCIFEDPTIRFRGKELYSRNLKLLVPFFEHPSISLQSIKKVINSETESVMASWRLRTYLKLPWRPLILIDGITIYDLDNRFRIVKHVESWSVSPLEAIGQIFTPSSGRPV